A window of Amaranthus tricolor cultivar Red isolate AtriRed21 chromosome 8, ASM2621246v1, whole genome shotgun sequence genomic DNA:
tgttttcaatAATACGTAGAAGCGGTCTCATTGTATTACGTGTTtcatatataagttaaataacgtaattaatataaattatgagaTATAAACTCTTTATTTAAAAGTCGTCTTATTAAAAAACAGTTTGAAAAAAAGTTAGAAGTAGGTGTTTAGGTGAAGTGTGTGCGAAACGAAAATGAAGCACTTTTTGTGCATGCAGCTGAGTTGGTTTAGGAAGGGTACGTTATTAACGGAATTGGTGTTAATCATTAAATTTACTATGGAACTGGACTCCTACagttttattctatttttggcTTCTTTGATTAGACCTCTCGCCTTTCTCTAATCGTCCTACTCACTTTTTTCATCTCTATTTGCAAAGCCAAAATAGCACTATGTACTAGTAATAAAGGATACTCAGTCCTAGACCACGTACACTACAACTATAAGTGTCATTCGGTTTATTGGATTAATTTCGATTCAGGTATTTTAGGTTTGTTAAATATAACGTCTTGTgtctattttagttttttttttttttttttttgtttttacataattgtcaGTTATTTTTAAAATCGTGTTAAATCGAGTTAATATCAAATCGTTGGACTTGTTTTAAATCACTCTAATTCCAACACTTTAAGGTATAGTCACAATTTAATAACGGTGAACTCAGGTTTTTAACAAACTATCAAAATAtactcaaaatcaaaaaaaaaaaaaaaaaaaaaaaaaaaaacaaagagagattataaaatattttacttgAGATATTCAACTTTTTCATAATCTTTTATTAGAATATAATAATATCTTATTTAGAATATTATTTATTCTCGTATGTTGTATAGTTTCAAAAAATACAATtgttatgtaaatatatattatttttcataaacTTAGATTATACAtttctttatatataattgaataaaatacaaCAATTTATCATTCAAAGGCAAATATCATTCACGATATCAAAAGTTAACATAACGAAAGTTAGGTCGGGTTTAAATCTAATCCACCCTCAGTATGAAAAAagtatgtgttgcatccacacttctaaacTAAAGAGCTCTCATATGTCAGGTTATGTTAGAGTATTATGATAAGGTTTCAtctattagtttaaatttttggctgagttgattttttttttatttttaaatattgttatttatataatcCTAGACCCCTTAGTCTATCCGTCAATGGTCatataaatttatgtttaacATGCATTTATAGAATGAGTAGTTGTTCCCTCTATATATACCTAATAAACTATTCTTGTTTTTGCTCATTATATATCTATACTCAACTCTTCCTTTACATCTTGTTTAACATATAATGAACATAAACAATAACATGGAAGAAAAAATGAGCATGGAGTTAGCACCACCCCCTGAACATCTTTGTTATGTTCGTTGTAACTTCTGCAACACTGTTCTTGcggtattataattataattttttatcttgTCTTTCTTTTTTACGTGTGATCTTATGAAAACTTTACGTAAATTatcgttatttttttattttttcacatttAATGTAGACACTTATTATATGATCAGTGTACTATTACTCAATTAAGGAATATTTTTATAGATaaacaattaagaataaaatttttatagaaaattttctaataatttttaagtttaatttatgTAGGTTGTAATTCCATACAAGAGGTTGATGGAGACGGTAACAGTTAAATGTGGGCATTGTGGAAATGTATCTTTTTTGAGCACTAGGCCTCCTCTCCAAGGCCAATGTCTAGACCGCCAAATTACTCTTCAGGTTTATATTCTTTAGACTACCAACATCACCAAATTAATTATGTATACGATACTTTGTGTTAAAAAgatcattattatatttatacctAAACATATAGatataaattaaagataataagGTATAAAGTAAGAAAAACAAggacaaaataaatatttatttaattatattttttcaaaaataataatatcgtAAGTtatttaaaatggttagaaaaCGTGTAGCAAGCTTTATGATCTGATCTGTGTATTTACAAATAtttctatttgattttttttattatacaatattttaaatttaagtaaTCTAATAAccaattttctaaatatttatgctattattatatatattttttggaaaTATTATAGGAACAAATAGAGTATTATATTAGGGAAAAGGTTGAGGGACCCCTTCTTACACCCTAACTTCTTTTTTCCTTTAGatttcatataaatatttatgtttATGTTGATTAATTTTAGGGCTATAATTTCTTGGAGAAGTCAGGAGGATTTTGCAATAGCATTGATCATCACATCAACAAGAAAGTCCAACCATCTTCGTCTTCCTCTTCTGCGTCAACTCAGCCTGATTCACCAAGGCCATTTGTTGTTAAACGTAACATTTTTCGTTATTTAATGACAATCAtgcatattttaaaaattagtacTCTCTAGTTCTtctcatttaataatattttgaattttaatctgagttttttaatttaaatattacaaaatgaGTGAGACAGAGAAGTacatatagatatgtatatagtttctccgtttcaaaatacttacgccatttgactttttatacagtttaatgcactaattcaatccttaatatctctaactattaataatacaaaattataaaaattgatattaataatctttgtctagagacgaatcaaataagatcccacttgactatgttttaacttataaattaaaaaccaatcacaaattaaaagtgatggaTGAATAGTGCATTATTTtgtaatgtagcaagtaatatgaaacaaAAGAAGTATGTAAAAATCTTGTATAGATTTGAATCACGTTATTTTAGTGCACACCAACTTGACAATAATAAGTAATTTTCAATGATTATTATTTGTCaagtaaattattttgttaCCTTTTAAAGTTGATAGACATTAAATAATGTAGGCCAAGTCTATACAAgaatttatctatatatatttatgttgaAGACTTTTAATCTAAATGACAAAAAAATGTGTTTGTATTGTAGCTCCAGAGAAGAAGCACAGGCTTCCATCGGCTTACAATAGGTTTATGAAGTAAGCTTTATTTACCTATTATCTTGATcacttcattcttcattttgtttctatttgtttgtctattttaaattttatacagttttcaaaataaattttgaatcttaaaattttcaaatacacatcataaaataattatataaaatgtatttaataattatataaaactatacgtttaaaaaaatttaataaaatctcatgaaaatatttgatcatcaataaaatccttaaaatacTTACTTAAAATcatctcttaaaataaaaattctaaagtggacaaataaaaataacagaAGGATTACTTTATTTATAACAATGCATAATAGAAGTAACATATTGCCTatttttaacaattaattaattaatttaattaattaaaagggaGGAGATACAGCGCATCAAAGCAGCAAATCCGGAAATTGCTCACAGGGAGGCTTTTAGCACTGCCGCTAAGAATGTATGtttgttctattttttatttttacatgtaaaaatttaatttaattttattataagatgCGGTTAAAGTCGTCTTCATATatactatttattatatatttttatattttttattatctgtatttagagatattgacaCTAAAAAATTGCTTTAAACACTATAGAAAAAATTAAACgagaagattaaaaaataacGAAGGGAATAGTTTTCCAATTGTATGGCTTTTTCCTTAGATTAATTTAGTAACATTAAAAGCTtggaaaattattatttaaattttaaagtagttttttaaaaaaatggatcattttaagaaaatagtttTAGAATTCGGTTATTTAGGAAAAGAATAAACATGgttaatcattgttattgtaATCTTTTCTAAAGAATGTAggattcaaattaataaacgGTATATATAgtatcaaaaattatattttgcatttaaatatgaataatactatataatataatgCTAGGATATCTTAgcattatattataataatcatcatattAAAAGATgcaaaatataaatttagttATCTtgattattatttcttttaatatcatatatatatatattttaacttaactgattttattgatataattcattttcttattatttactcCATTACGAAAtatttacatttttctttaaaacatcatcatacaatattataaaagtcTTGGAAAATTCTAAGTATCATCTTCTAAAGAGgcatgaaaaaatgaaaaaatatcattgaATGCGAAATGATTATATgtcatattaattaatttttatttagtaacAGTATGACTAAAAATGGTAAATGAATTGAAGCATATAGGAACAATTaattaagaatataaatatagtaaaatttttGACTTAATGCATGTTTTGGGACGGAAAATAAGATCAAAAgattatgtaaattaaataatagttgATTACATCACAATATTTATCTAATCTagaatctattttttttttaagtttggagctaaattaggtaaagtatttGTATGATATACTATAGTAATTCTATTTTGTTAACttagaatttaatatgtttaattgaatgaaaaaaaagttatgtatcaggtaaataattaaaaaagtaaataattatattttgattcaaaaagtcatgtatttggtaaattaataaCGATACTATACAGTACttacattattatttgaaactatttttttatatatatattttgcacCAAAAAATTCGTACATTGTatgagtttctatactagtttACCATATGCTACTATCCTAAAGCTACTATCCTAAAGGGACATAGGAGTGGCATGTCAAATATTAAACGTAATTTAACATAAATgaataattttggaaaaaatatagaatattcttcgttttccatttcattatacttgctagttgctatatttgattttttatgcaatttaatatgttattttgatcatttatataataattatgtataaataaaaattataaaaagttaatatcatgaaaatatgcaATTAGAGGATTCAACTATTAAAAATGAGCTTTTAATAGGTTAATCGTATTTATACATTATCCGTAATATATACAATAAGCTTGAACGGTAAATAATATAGAGAATTTTAATATAGCaaatttttcaaaacaaaagaagtataaatgaacaaggagtcCAAGTtgacaattatttaaaaatgatgCATTGAATTATATAGTCGCTCTGACagtgttgtttttattattgatatgaATATGAAAATGATAACGAGCAGTGGGCAAGGTTTCTTCCGCACTCTCCAGCTGGATCACTTGCAGGGAGCAGCAAAACCAATTAATCAAACCAAGTAAGCTCGATCAAGTTATCTTGCACGTGTAATTCACGTCATCATTATCTTTTTTGAGTCGGGGGATttttttggccgcgctctcctttatgggtatgagttgccgccatcTTTCCCTTCCCAAACCCTGGCCTTAGTTTTCTAAAAGCGAAATATATAaggttggatgatgatgatgaaataagCTTGATATCTTCCTTGctagatttttttaaataatactcTGTCTTTTTGAATcttcataataaaaaatcatgataaatgaagaatgtaaCTAAATTGTATGGatgatatataataataattaaaaataatgatgaaaccataaaaaataataggtttattttcaaataagaaaatgatgcaaaatagatgaaatcaaaaatataaagaaaaaattaatattaattcaaCCTTTCATCCATCCATCGTGAGTAATTccatatttgtattatttttttaataattcaacatttgtcCTAACTTTGCTATCAGCAaaaccttttattttatattaatttaacttttgcCCTTAATTTGCTATCAGCTTACCCTATTAGTATGTTGACAGCAAACTAAGAGCAAATATTgatttattgaaaaataatctaaaagtgAGATTATTTACAGCGAATGAGTaaaaattcaattattaatattattttttcaaatataaaataatgtaaatggAGTgggttaaatttgaaaaattattatatttataattattgtggTTATACAGGAAAAGAAGATAACTTTTGATCGACTAGATCCCGCTTAGCTGAATTTGATCGACTAGTTTTATGTTCAAAAATATGTACGTATTGTTCACTTGAAGTAACTTAGTAGATGTAGATGAGATGATGTAGTGGTTTGTAAGTTGTAAGTTGTAAGTTTTAAGTTAAAGGACATCTTAGTTAAGTTTTAAATTGAGTTGTATTCTGAGTTTAAGTCATccatttcaattatttattagATTATCGagtttaatttcatttaaagaACAAATGTCATATTCTATGAACCTCATAAGCTCATACGTTAGATTTTCACCtaatccttttcttttcttgtcTTAccttatttaatgtttattatgATTGAGTTTGTTATCATCCctcaactaataaaataaaacttcattataattattatttagttaacgcaattataaccattttttagtataataaccaaataattatttagatatgtttaaaaatcataTCTTATCTCAGTTGAAGTATGTACCGCTACTAACTTTTTCTGAATAAGAACTTTGGTCTAATTTTTGTTACCCACTCGGCCACTCCTATTCCCTTTTTCTACCTTGTACTAAATCTAGATGCATGTTTAGCTTTTCCTTAACACTTTTGATTGTACCATCATATTCTTATCATGAAATTGTACCATTTAATAGATAATGTtgcaatacatatatatattgttcCCGAAGTGATATATGTCACCCCTTAACCCGTTGATACTAGATTAGCGGTTTGTATCAAAATTAAGGTTTCTCATAATACCTGCCCATGTataaatatttctttattttcaaagtgaatacgcaatttaatgtagataaaattgaaaataaatactagaaatactttaaaatataatttatataaggTATAAACCACCAAACTAACACAAACCGTGTATTACATAAGCATTTATAGTATActagtatatactatatattagtAAAACTAGAAGGAAGTGAAATGGAAATCACAACTAAGGGAACTCATATCCTATGATAACtcataatcacaatcacaactAAGGGATCAAACATTGATGCAATGAAGTATTAGAGaataagttttgattttgtaCATACTCGTTGTTGTTCACCAAGTTGTCGATATTAAACATCGCTTGATCCCACATcgaaaaattaaagagaaaggTTAACTAATGTATATACTTGATGGGTTATTCCTCCTAATTCCAATTGATTTTAGAATGGAACCTCATCGAGTTTATGTGTAGTCAACTCTTCTCTTATTACTACTTTCATGTAGCAAGTTTTTGTTTCTTAGGCTTTGGGGGGCTCCCTTTCTactttcatgcttttttggtgATCAAAATTTACTATTACCAATTACCGAATGAAGCATCACCTAAGATACAGAGTTGTATGTACCTTGAATCCTactctcaatttttttttccatcaaataaaCTAGTACACCCTACCAAGATCAAAAGCTCGACGCCTAACATAGAGCAATAACAAGAAAAGAAGATaagaaaaaatagatattaataatttaaccttttacTCATCTGCAGTAAATAATCtcacttttgaattattttttaataattcaatctttgacATTAATTGTTGTTAGCATAGCctttaattttctaataatttaacatttgcCCTTAGTTTGGTATCAACATACACAATAAGTATCAAGGCAACAAACTAATGACAAATATTGGTTTATTAAAAGATAATCTAAATTTGAATTATACACAACGAATGGGTGAAAGGCTAGATTatttaatgataattttttcaaaaaaatatgaagACCGGTgggtagggatggtcatggggcgggtctggagcgggtctggccagacccggacccttttgttttttatggatccagacccgaattcggaccctaagggtccaaaattttcagacctaGACCCAAaccctacggatctgacgggtctagggtccttaatggatccttaatgggtcttatacaaagcctctttgatttgtcaaaattgaatcttttgcgagtctttttgtatttttgtaagcaacttattatcgtattacaaacacttgttcgagtccataaaattcaaatacaaaataattactaaaacgtaaaaacacttgtctaaatacataattaaaaatcaaatataaaagactaaatgagataCACAGTTTATATTAGAGGAGAAAGAAAAAGTTAGGGTTAACTGGACACTGGTACTGCGGTAGTGCCTTACTAGTTACTGGATTGAGATTAATGAGAAGGCAAATTAGGCTATCAATATTCAAgacattatatattaataataaaaaaaattaattttagaatttagaaatcagaattcataatataaaatttaaaagtttagggtcctgGTCTTCATCTTAGGACCCGAACCCGGACCCAGGcccgtcaaatattttttggatccagatccgacctggatccgatgggtctcaaaaattaagacccagaccataaaaaaaggggcgggtccaacagggtcctggacccatgaccatccctaccgGTGGGAGTACCCCTATAAAACATACTACTATTATAGTACACGTTCAGGGAAAAGACATGGAAAATAGCGGTGAAGATATCTAAAACAAAGAAACGCAGCGTAAAAACGTAAAAGGTATTAATGCAAGGCCGGATCCAAAGGTTGTCAATGTTATCAACTGACAACGTTCAACTTATGTATAAAACCATATACTTATAGATACTAATATATATGATGGTTAAATTGGTAAGAGTTTTGCTATGTGACAACATTAACCTGAGTTCAAACCTCGTTAagcaaataattttatattgaaaCCACTTTGTGCATTGTCGGTCAGATAGAAGGTTATGTCATAATAAGGAGTGTACACCGATGAAGCAAATTGCAATTACAGGATGATATAAAATATGGGCGTATATGACACGGGTAATGACAGCAACAATTAGAACATGAAAAAACACAATCAAGGAATGATTAATGACAAGAGTATTAGAATAATAACACAACTCCACAACAATATTACATAGCAAACATAGTCACCTCGGAATATGATATGCCAGCatttattactatatatatatatatatataacacttaggTTTCCATTAACTACCTAAACAGAAGGCCAATAAAGGTGACATTTTATAatatagaaaatcaaaattatgctCTGATTCACGTTCTATTTTACGGATACACTGAGtaagatgataatgataataactgGTTCCGTCTTTATTATTCGACTTTGTTGATGTCGTGGTTTCATCGGTTCAAGTCAAAGTCAATGGCAGCAACCCACTATCCTGCACAAATCAAGATTCGGGGGAGAAGGGTAGCGGATAAATCATACCTATGCCCCCTccaaggaatgaacaaggagaaacACGCGCACTAAGTTGGCAAACCCACTTAAATAATGATTCCATACTTGCTCAAAGGGAATCTAAACTGTCTCCCCTTGATTACATCTTATAAGACGGAAAAGGCGGTATCTGAAGCCGTAGTCagtaaaaaaaaggaaaaaggaacaaAGACACACGCACATGGCGCCTCCTCTACGACACTGTCACCCATAAAACCTCGTATTCTATGATTCTACCaacttatatatttgtttaataaGAGAATTGACAAATGTACACTACTGAACATACCAATATAGCTGTAAGGTATCAAGAAACACAGCAATAATGAGTATAATACGTAGAACGTAACGAACCTCAATACATGCACTGCCCAGACCCATTGAAGTTTGTTAAGGAATTAAGCCGTGTTTTTACCATAAACGTTGTTTATCCTGCTTCATCGTCTGTTAAGTGTCTTTCTTGTTCGACCTTTTGAAGACGCGAAGATAATTGAAGCAAGTTAAGGATGATGCCACGACTCTTGGGATGAAGACCGACTGTGTCACCATGACTAGGGTTGATTGTGGTGGATCCACACTCGTTAGTTTTCATCGAGTATGTGCCCGGTTCATAGACCCTTGACGTGCTTGTAGTTTCCAGCAATGGACTCGAGAAATTGTGTGACTGAGTTGACAGAAGAGAGAGAGCACGACTAGATGGCTGGATactaaaattttcaatagtCGATTTCATCAGTCCAAAAATATCGCCCTTTACATTCGAAGGAATCGATTCCTTTTTTTCTTCTACACATCCCATTTGGagaacaaagtttgagctcttCACAGAATTTTCAATCCCCTCCTCATACTTTGTTGGACTAAGATAAGAACTTGGTATCCCTTCTGGAAAAGCAAGTGATGAGGAAAAGTTCATAATCCCAGCACCTGCAAAGTGTAGTATAAAATGTGACTTTTTCAATGCGAAACTCGAACCCCACAAACAAGGGAGAATTCAGAAAAAATTTATTACTTAAGCCAATATTATATGACCTTTCATCATGTgagaaaatatattaaaatccaTGAATAATTTCTATgataaaacctaaaaaattatatttatataaattaatatccAACCCCATTcgatactttcataatatcgAATTA
This region includes:
- the LOC130821396 gene encoding protein CRABS CLAW, with the translated sequence MNINNNMEEKMSMELAPPPEHLCYVRCNFCNTVLAVVIPYKRLMETVTVKCGHCGNVSFLSTRPPLQGQCLDRQITLQGYNFLEKSGGFCNSIDHHINKKVQPSSSSSSASTQPDSPRPFVVKPPEKKHRLPSAYNRFMKEEIQRIKAANPEIAHREAFSTAAKNWARFLPHSPAGSLAGSSKTN